A window of Nonomuraea angiospora genomic DNA:
GTGGCATAGAGCGCGGCCAGGGCCTCGTCGATGCGTTGCACCGCGACCGCGTCCGCGCGCTCGGCCGCCACCCTGGCGGCGCCCGGCTCCAGCGCGACCCGCAGGTCGGCCAGCATCTGGACGTCGCGGGGGCGCGGCTCGGGCTCGAACCGCCAGCTCAGGACGTCGGGGTCGAGCAGGTTCCAGGACTCGCGCGGGCGCACCCTGGTGCCCGCGCTCCGCCTGGTCTCCAGCAGGCCCTTGCCGGCCAGGACCTTCACGCCTTCCCGGAGCGCGGAGCGGCCGATGCCCAGCTCGCCCACCAGGTCCTCCTCGATCGGGATGGACGTGCCGGGAGCGAGCTCGCCCGTGACGATGCGGGGGCCGAGGGCCTGGACCACCTGGGCGTGCCTGTCCCGCTTGGGATCGATTGCCACGCTCCGGACGCTACCGCTCCCGCCCGATTTTTCATAGCATTTCATCCGATGAAGATGACATTTCATCGGATGAAGTGAGGCTCATGACGAAGAGGCTGGGACTGATCCACACCTCCGCGACCCTGGTCGACGTGTTCGCCAAGCTGTGCGCCGAGCACCTGCCGGGAGTCGAGACCTTCAACATCGTCGACGACAGCCTGATCAAGAACACCATCGCCGCCGGCCGGCTCACCCCACAGACCGCCCGCCGCGTGGCCGGCCACATCGGCTCCGCGGAGGCGGCCGGGGCCGGCCACATCCTGGTGACGTGCTCGTCGATCGGCGCCGCCGTGGAGGCCGCCGAGCCGCTGACGGGCGTGCCGGTGACCCGGGTGGACCGCCCGATGGCCGACCGCGCGGTCTCCCTCGGCCGCCGGATCGGCGTGCTCGCCACCCTGTCCACCACCCTCGACCCCACCGCCGACCTGGTACGCCGGCGCGCCGCCGCCTCGGACAAGGAGGTCTCGCTGACGGCCAGGGTGTGCGAGGGGGCGTTCGAGGCCCTGATGGGCGGGGACGCCGCCACGCACGACGCGAGGGTGGCCGGGGCGCTGGCCGAGCTGGGCGCGGAGGTGGACGTGATCGTGCTGGCCCAGGCGTCGATGGCCCGCGTGGCCGGCACGGTCGAGGCTCCGGTCCCGATCCTCGCCAGCCCGCCGCTCGCCATGGAGCACCTGGCGGCCGTGCTGTGAGCGGCGAGCTGACGGTCGCGACGTACCGGGTGCTCACCCGCCTTCCGCTGGAGCGGGCCGTGAGCGCGATCGCGGGGGAGCAGAGCACCGGCACCTTCGTCAGCGTGCGCGGCGAGACGGACGAGTTACGCGCCCGCCACAGCGCCGTGGTGCTGTCCATCACGGAGATCCCGCCCGGCTCCGAGCCCCTGCCGGGCGCGATCGGGGACGGACCCCTGACGGCGGCCCTGGTCAGGATCGGCTTCCCGCTGGCGAACACCGGGCCCTCGCTCACGAACCTGCTCCCGGTGGTCGCGGGCAACCTGTACGAGCTGCGCGAGCTGGCCGGGCTCAAGCTGGTGGACCTGGAGCTGCCGGACGCCTTCGGGGCGGCGTACCTGCCGGCGGGGTTCGCC
This region includes:
- a CDS encoding aspartate/glutamate racemase family protein is translated as MTKRLGLIHTSATLVDVFAKLCAEHLPGVETFNIVDDSLIKNTIAAGRLTPQTARRVAGHIGSAEAAGAGHILVTCSSIGAAVEAAEPLTGVPVTRVDRPMADRAVSLGRRIGVLATLSTTLDPTADLVRRRAAASDKEVSLTARVCEGAFEALMGGDAATHDARVAGALAELGAEVDVIVLAQASMARVAGTVEAPVPILASPPLAMEHLAAVL
- a CDS encoding FadR/GntR family transcriptional regulator; amino-acid sequence: MAIDPKRDRHAQVVQALGPRIVTGELAPGTSIPIEEDLVGELGIGRSALREGVKVLAGKGLLETRRSAGTRVRPRESWNLLDPDVLSWRFEPEPRPRDVQMLADLRVALEPGAARVAAERADAVAVQRIDEALAALYATADDPEPFIEADLAFHKAVFAAADNDLLLYIYDMISIALRSVRQVHTRSVAHNKETLPGHERVALAIRRRHHRKAEEAMREVVEVARADAEQHVRLCC